GTTGATGGCAATGACGGCATCCCATTTGTCGTCCGGAAAATCCGGGATTGATGACACATGCTGGATTCCGGCGTTGTTGATCAGGACGTCAATGCGGCCACAAAGCGCGAGGGTCTGCTTCACCAGCATCTGGGCTTCTGCCCCTTTCGACAAGTCTGCCGGCACGAAATGCACGCGAGTTTTTGCCGATTCGGCGATCTCCTCGCGTAGACAGTCGATTTCTGCCGGGTCGCCAAAGCCGTTCATCACCACTTCGGCACCCGCCATCGCGAGACGCCTCGCCATCGCCAGGCCGATACCACTGGTCGAGCCAGTCACCAGCGCAACACGGTTTTCAAGAGTTTTCATGCCCGGGGCCTCGAATCGGAAAATTGCTGCGACGCATCATATCGGAGTTTCATTCCTCCATCCTGACGCCGGCGCTGGCTTTGCTGCCGAGCACCCGCTTGAACTCGGCAAGCGTTCGCGCACGTGCCGCAGCGTGGTCGACAATCGGCAGTGGGTAGCTCTGGCCCGGCACAAAATTTCGCGACCGCTGCTCGACCGGCGATGTCAACCAGGGGGCATGGATGTCGCGGTCGGACAGCACGGCGACTTCCGGCACATACTTGCGGATGAACGCGCCCTGGGTATCAAATTTTTCGCTCTGGCTGACCGGATTGAAAATGCGGAAGTAAGGCTGTGCATCGCAACCGGTGGATGCGGCCCACTGCCAGCCGCCATTGTTGGCGGCGAGGTCGTAGTCATTTAATTTGTCGGCGAAGTAGCGTTCTCCCCAGCGCCAGTCGACGAGCAGATCCTTGGTCAGAAAGCTGGCGGCAATCATGCGCAGGCGGTTGTGCATGTAGCCGGTCTGGTTGAGCTGGCGCATGGCGGCGTCAACGATCGGATAGCCGGTTCGTCCCTCGCACCACGCGGCAAACTGCGCGTGGTCGTTCTGCCAGCGAATGTTGTCGTATTCCGGCTTGAACGACCGCGTGACCACCTGCGGGTTGTGATGCAGGACATGAAAGTAAAAATCACGCCAGATCAGCTCGGAAAGCCATATCTCGGCCCCGCGCGAGCCTTCCTGCCAGCGTTGCCATGCAGCAGCGACAAGACTGCGGATCGACACCGTGCCGAATCGCAGATGCGTGGAAAGGTAGGACGGCCCCTTGATTCCCGGAAAGTCACGGGCATCGGCGTAACGGTCTATGCGCTGCAGGAATTCGGCGAACAGACTGGCACCGCCAGACATGCCGGTCGGCAACGACAGCTGACGGAGATTGGTTGACTCAAAGCCCAGCTCGGCGAGCATTGGAATCGCCGCTGCAGTGGGCTCCAATGTCCTTGCCAGCTTCGACTGGTACTTTTCGATTGGATAGGGTTTGACGTAGAACGCTTCCAGTCGCCTTAGCCACGCGTTTTTGTAAGGTGTAAAGACCGAGAAGAAGCGGCCGGCGCCAGTCAGTACCTCGTCTTTTTCGAAGATGACCTGATCCTTTCGCGTTTCGAAGGTGATGCCCTGTGCCTGCAACTGCGCGGCTACGCGCCCATCGCGAGCACAGGCAGACGGTTCATAGTCATGATTGGTGAACACGGCATCAACATTGAGCTCCGCAGCCAATGCCGGTATCGCGTCACCAGCCGTAGCATGCAATACGTGGAGCGAGCCACCGCCAACCTCCAGCGCCGCCCGCAGTTCAACCACGGCAGCGTGAATGAACTCTACCCGCCGATCATGGCGATCTGGCAATCCGTCAAGTATTTCCCGGTCGAACACAAAGACGCAATGAACTTGTGCCGAATTCACCAGGGCGGCGTGCAATGCAGCGTTGTCGAAGGCGCGGAGGTCGCGGCGAAACCACATCAGGGCGGAACGATATTGCATGGGCAGCGGACGCCAGCGGCGGGGAAAAGCGGGAGAAACGGCACGTAGAATAGAGCCTATGGAATCCAGTTGTCTGGCCGGTCATTTTCTGATCGCCATGCCCGCCATGGTTGACCCCAATTTCAAGGGTACGGTGACCTATTTGTGCGAGCACAATGAGCGCGGTGCGCTGGGTGTGGTCGTCAACCGGCCAACCGATCTGACCATGGAATCACTGCTGGAACAAATTGAGATCAAGGTGTCCGACCTGGCGTTATCGCAGCGCAAAGTCCATTTCGGCGGCCCGGTGAGTGTCGAGCATGGCTTCGTACTGCATCGCTCGCACGGCTCCTGGAATTCCTCGATTGTCGTCAGTGACGAGTTATCGCTGACCACCTCCAAGGACATTCTGGAAGCTGTTGCGCAGGGAGGTGGGCCGCGTGAGTGGTTGCTGACGCTCGGCTACGCTGGCTGGGGTGCCGGCCAGCTCGAAGAGGAAATCGCCGCCAACGCGTGGCTCACCGTGCCGGCTGACGCCGATCTGCTGTTTGAAACCGCGCCAGAAGCACTGCTGGATGCTGCTGTGGCCCGGCTCGGCATTTCGCGTCTATCGCTTTCCGGTATTGCAGGGCACGCGTGAGTCCGCGCACTTATCTCGCGTTTGACTTCGGCGAACGACGCATCGGAGTCGCCATTGGAAACGATCTGACGACGACAGCGCGGGCGCTGACAGCCATTGACGCCAGCAACGACGAAGCACGGTTTGAAGCCGTGGCCACGCTGGTGGCCGAGTGGCAGCCGTCCGCTTTCATCGTTGGCCGCCCGACACACCCCGATGGCGCGGCACACGCCATGACGGCACGCTGCGAGAAGTTCGCCAGGCAATTGCGCGGCCGATTCTCGCGCCCCGCTCTTCTGGTTGACGAGCGTTACACCAGCGTGGAAGCGGCGAGACTGTTGTCCGGTGGCAAGCTGACCGGGCAGCGCAGAAAGCAGGCCATCGATGCCGAAGCCGCGGCGCAGATTCTGCGCCGTTTTTTTGCAGAGGGTGCGATTGATATCGACAGCCTTGCTGCCACTAATGCTCACTGAAAATGGGAACAGCCATGAGCAATCACAATCTTCCCGATGCCGAGCAGTTATTTGCTGCGTTGAAGGCGCAGATGGCGCCCGCCATCGCACGTGACGCAAAACTGGTCGGCGTTTATTCCGGCGGCGCCTGGCTGGCCGATCGCCTGGCGGCCGAGCTTGACGGCGATCACGCTGTTGGCTACGTCGATGTCTCCTTCTATCGCGACGATCTCTCCACCAGCGGCCTCAAGGCCAACGTCCGCAGTACGCAGATCCCGTTTTCGGTACAGGATGCGCATATCGTTCTGGTCGATGACGTACTGTTCACCGGGCGCTCCATACGCGCAGCGATCAATACGCTGTTCGACTTTGGCCGACCGGCCTCGGTGCAATTGGCGGTACTGGTTGACCGCGGCGGTCGCGAGATTCCGGTGGCTGCCGACTACGTGGGTGCGCCACTCATCGTGGCCCGTGACCTGATGCTTGCCCTAGATCGCGACGAAAGCGGCAAGTTTGTCCTGACAACCGAACCGTGGAAAGCACGTTGATGCTGTCGAAGAAAAACCTGCAACTCAACGACAACGGCGATCTGCATCACCTGCTCGCGATCGAGGGCTTGCCAAAGCGCATCATCGAGCGAATTCTCGACACGGCTGAGAGTTTTGTCGGCATCAACGAGCGGGAAGTCAAGGTGGTGCCGCTGTTGCGTGGCAAATCGATTTTCAACATCTTCTTCGAGAATTCCACGCGCACACGCACTACCTTCGAAATCGCCGCCAAGCGACTGTCGGCCGACGTCGTGAGTCTTGACGTCGCGCGATCAAGCACCAACAAGGGCGAGACCATCCTTGACACCATCGCCAACCTCACCGCGATGCATGCCGACATGTTCGTGGTCCGCCACAGCGAAAGCGGCGCACCGCATCTGATCGCACAGCACGCGGCGCCACATGTGCATGTCGTTAACGCCGGAGACGGGCGTCACGAGCACCCCACGCAGGGCCTGCTGGATGTATTCACGATCCGTCACTACAAGAAAGATTTCACCCGCCTGACGGTGGCGATTGTGGGCGACGTGCTGCACTCGCGGGTGGCGCGTTCACAGATTCATGCGCTGACCACGCTGGGGGTGCCCGAGCTGCGCATCATCGGCCCACGAACGCTGTTGCCCGCGGACATTGAGCGCCTTGGCGTGCGCGTATTTACCTCGCTGGACGAGGGCCTCAGAGGCGTCGATGTCGTCACCATGTTGCGGCTGCAGAACGAGCGCATGAGCGGCGCGCTGCTGCCGTCGGCCAGTGAGTACTTTTCGCGCTACGGACTGACGCCACAAAAGCTGGCGCTCGCCAAGCCGGATGCGATCGTGCTGCATCCCGGACCAATGAATCGTGGCGTGGAGATTGACTCCGCCGTCGCCGATGGCACACAGTCGGTCATCCTGCCGCAGGTGACATTTGGTATTGCCGTGCGCATGGCAGTCATGGCCATCCTTGCCGGAGCAACCCGATGAAGATCGCAATTCGCAAAGGGCGTGTTGTCGACCCGGCCACGTCGTTCGACAAGCAGGCCGATTTGTTCATTGCTGCAGGAAAAATTGTCAGCATTGGCGCTGCGCCAACTGACTGGCACAGCAACCGCGAAATCAATGCCGACGGTTGCATCGTCGCACCGGGGCTGGTCGACCTGGCGGTACACGTCAAGCGCGGCACGCTGGCGACCGAAGTCGCTGCCGCCTCGGCCGGTGGCATTACCAGCATGGTCTGCTCGCCGGACACCGACCCGGTGCTTGACGAACCGGGCCTCGTGGACATGCTGCGACTGCGGGCGCAATCCTTTCATGCCACGCACCTTTACCCGCTGGGCGCGCTGACGCGAGCGCTTGCCGGTACACAACTGGCAGAACTGTCGAAGCTCGCGCAGGCGGGTTGTATCGCCTTTTCGCAGGCCGATTGCGCGATTGCTGACACCCAGGTCCTGATGCGTGCGATGCAGTACGCCGCAACCTTCGGTTATGCGGTGTGGCTGCAGCCCGAGGACTTGCATCTGGCCAGAAATGGTGTTGCGCACGAAGGTGAAGTGGCTTCCCGTCTCGGTCTGGCCGGGATACCGTCCAGTGCTGAAGTGGTAGCACTGGCCAGCCATCTGGAGCTGGCACGCGCAACGGGTGCCCGCCTGCACGTCTGCCGGGTTTCGACGGCAGATTCGGTAGCGATGATCCGCGACGCCAAGGCACGTGGCGTCGCGGTGACAGCAGACGTCTCAATCAACCACTTGCATCTGATCGACATCGACATCGGACACTACGATTCCAACTTCCGGCTGTCGCCCCCCTTGCGTACGGCAAGGGACCGCGATGCGCTGCGTAGCGGCGTGATTGACGGCACCATTGATGCTGTCGTCTCCGATCATACGCCCCGCCCGGATGATGCCAAGCAGTTGCCATTTGCCGAGGCGGCGCCGGGTGCATCGGGTCTTGAGGTGCTGCTTTCTCTGGTGCTGCGTCTGGCGGAAACTTCCCGCGTGCCGCTAACCGACGCACTGGGCTGGATCACGCACCGCGCCGCTGCCGCTGCCGGGCTGCCGGCAGGGCGCATCGCCGCCGATCTGCCGGCCGACATTTGTGTGTTCGACGCTGGCGCTTACCGGCTGATTACCCGGGCCGGACTGCGAAGCGCCGGCAAGAACTCACCGTTTGTAGGCTACGAGCTTCCCGGCGTCGTGCGGGCCACTATCGCTGGTGGCCACGTTGCCTATGAGGCGACTGCCTGACCGCGATCAGGACAGCAAATCAGCCACTGCGCAGGCAACCACTTGAGTTGCCTTGCGCAAGTCTTCGAGCAGCAGATTTTCATCGGCACGTTTTGCGTTGGATTCCGGCACCGTGCGCGGGCCAGCGCCATAAAGCACCACCGGAATCCCAGCTTCGCCGTACAGACGGGCATCGGTGTAAAGCGGCACACCAATCGCCGGAATCGGCTCACCCATGATGCGTTCACCATGCTTCTGCAAGGCAGCGACCAGCTTTGCGTTGCCGGGCAGCGGCTTCAGCGCATTAGCCAGCAGGATACGCTTGATCTCGACGCGAATGCCGGTACGCCCCGCCACGGCGCCTTCGATCATCGCGCGCACTTGCGCCTCGACCTCGGCCGGATTCTCCTCCGGGATCAGGCGGCGATCCATCTTCATGACGACTTTGCCGGGCACTACGTTGGTGTTGGTGCCGCCAGCGATCTGGCCGACCAGCATCGTGGGCGTGTTGATGCCGGGGACTTTCGATTTGATCTTGGCGAGATCGGGCAGCTTGCCGTAGATCGCGTTCAGGATCGCGTTAGCTGCCTGCAGGGCGTCGTGGCCGGTTTCGGGCATCGAGCCGTGCGTCGCCGTGCCGTGCACGGTGACTTCGAATTGCAGGCAACCGTTGTGCGCGGTGACGATGGTGTAGCTGAAACTGGCGCCGATGACATAGTCCGGTTTCGTCGCCTTTTGCTCCAGCAGATAGCCGGGGCCGGCCAGGCCACCGAATTCCTCATCGTAGGTGAGGTGCAGCTCAACGTTGCCATTGAGTTTTGCGCCCGCTCTTTCTGCGGCCTTGAGTGCGTCCAGCGCAAAGGTGAAGCCCGCGATGTCGCTTTTGCTCACGGCCACGCCGCGGGCGTACATGCGGCCGTCCCTGACTTCGCCACCGTAGGGGTCGAACGACCAGCCTTCGCCCGGTGGCACCACATCGCCATGCGCATTAAGCGCAATGGTCGGGCCGGTGCCAGTGCCGAACTTCTGCCGCACAATCAGGTTGGTGATCGACTGCATGCCATAGTCGCGCACACGCTGCTCGGGCACCGCGAAGCGCTCAACGTTGTAGCCCTTGGCAGTCAGCAGTTCGGCTGCTTTTTCTGCCGGTGGATTGTTATGGCCGGGCGGCGTGTCGGATGGCACACGCACTATCTGACGCAGAAATTCGATCTGCTCCGCGTGGTGGGAATCAATGAACTGGGCGAGGGTGGCTTCGATGGTCATAAGAGCGAATCAGATGGCACGGTCCACACGTTGCGCGCGGTCTGCCTTGAATTCTGGTGGTTGGTAGTGTTCAAAAAAGTGCAGAAGTACCTGCGTGGCGGTTTCAGCATCCTCCGCCGTGATCGTCTCGTCGGGATGGTGACTGATGCCGTTGTTGCCGCAGCGCATGAAGAGCATTGCCATTGGCGCTACGGCCGGGAAGACCATCGCGTCGTGCCCGGCGCCGCTGGGCAAATAGCGCGGCGCAATGCCCTGGGCGGCGATGGCCACCTCGAACTGCTTCTGCAGCGAAGGGTCGCACAATGCTGCAGGCTCGTCGTAAAGCGTTTCAATGGCTAGCCGCACGTTGCGTCGCGCTGCGATGCGCAGCAGCTCACTCTTGAACGCAGCGACGGCTGCTGTGCGAATGCTGTCGGTGCCTGAGCGCACGTCGATGGTGAACTCCACATCCTGCGGAATGACGTTGATGGCGCCGGGTTTGACCGTGAGCTTGCCGACGGTACCGACCAGCCCGGCGTTCTCCGTGCAATAGCGTTCCACCAGCAGGATCATCTCGGCAGCAGCGGTCAGCGCGTCCTGCCGCGCCCCCATGGGCACGGTGCCGGCGTGGCCGGCGAGGCCGGTGACATTGAGTCGCATGCGCGTGGCGCCGGCAATCGCGGTCACCACACCCACGGCCAGCCCCTCGTTCAACAGCACTGGCCCCTGCTCGATATGCGACTCGACAAACGCCACCACGTCACCGTGCTCACCATTGCGACGATCGAGCGATTGCCACGCGTCAGGGTCACCGCCGAAGTCAATGATCGCTTGCCGCATGCTGACGCCGCTGGAGTCGGTGCGTTCCAGCCAGGCCGGGTCGAACTGCCCTGCCATCGCGCGGCTACCCACCAGCGTCGCCGGGAAGCGAACGCCCTCCTCGTCACCGAAGCCAACGACTTCCAGCGTGTAGGGCAGCCGCTTGCCCTGGCGGTGCAGTTCGCGCACGCAGGCAATCGGCGAGAGGATGCCGAATAGCCCGTCGTACTTGCCGGCGTTGCGGACACTGTCCTGATGTGAACCGGTCATCACCACCGGCGCGAAAGGCACACCCGCCTCGTAGCGCCCAACGATGTTGCCGAGTTCGTCGAAACCGGCGGTCATGCCAGCGTCCCGCATGAGGCCGATCAGGTACTCGCCCGCCTGCTTGTGTTCTTTCGACAGGTAGGTGCGGGTGACTTGCGGCGCGTCCTCGCTGAATGTCGCCAGCAGGTCCGCCTGCCTGAGAATGTCGGGGCCGAATTTCATGCCGGGTCTCCGCTTACTGCTTGTCTGGATGCACCGCACGCCAGTGCCGCGCGATGTCGATGCGGCGCGCCACCCAGACGCGGTCGTGTTTTTCGACGTGATCAAGAAACTTTTGCAAGCCCTTGAGTCGTGCCGGCTTGCCAAGCAGCCGGCAGTGCATGCCCACGCTCATCATCTTGGGCCGGTCCTCGCCCTCGGCGTACAGCACGTCGAAGGTGTCGATCAGGTACTGCGCAAAATCCTGCCCGTTGGCGAAACCTGCGGCCGACGAGAATTTCATGTCGTTGGCGTCGAGCGTATAGGGCACGATGAGCTGCCGTTTGACGGCTCCATCGGCCATCGCGACTGGCAGGTAGAACGGCAGGTCATCGCCATAGTGATCGCTGTCGTATTCAAAGCCACCGTGCTCAAGCACGAGGCGTTTGGTATTCGGACTGTCACGACCGGTGTACCAGCCAAACGGCCATTGCCCACCGGTCAGTTCACGAATGACGCGCGTGGCCTCGGCAATCTGGCGGCGTTCTTCACTTTCCGCCATGTGCTGGTGATGAATCCAGCGCAGGCCGTGCGAGGCAATTTCGTGGCCGAGTTCGCAGAACGCGGCCGTCGCTTCGCGATGCCGCTGCAGTGCCGCCGCTACGCCGAAGACGGTCAATGGCAGATTGCGCGTTGCAAATTCACGCAGGATGCGCCACAGGCCGGCGCGAGAACCGTACTCGTACATCGACTCCATCGACAGATGGCGCGCCTCGAAGGCGGCAGCACCATTGATTTCCGACAGGAAGGTCTCGGACGCCGCGTCGCCGTGCAGAACACAGTTTTCCGCCCCCTCTTCGTAGTTCAGCACGAAGTTGATGGCGATCCGCGCGCGGTTGGGCCATTGCGCAAGGGGTGGCGTGCGGCCGTAGCCAACGAGGTCGCGGGGGTAGTCGGG
This is a stretch of genomic DNA from Casimicrobium huifangae. It encodes these proteins:
- a CDS encoding dihydroorotase, encoding MKIAIRKGRVVDPATSFDKQADLFIAAGKIVSIGAAPTDWHSNREINADGCIVAPGLVDLAVHVKRGTLATEVAAASAGGITSMVCSPDTDPVLDEPGLVDMLRLRAQSFHATHLYPLGALTRALAGTQLAELSKLAQAGCIAFSQADCAIADTQVLMRAMQYAATFGYAVWLQPEDLHLARNGVAHEGEVASRLGLAGIPSSAEVVALASHLELARATGARLHVCRVSTADSVAMIRDAKARGVAVTADVSINHLHLIDIDIGHYDSNFRLSPPLRTARDRDALRSGVIDGTIDAVVSDHTPRPDDAKQLPFAEAAPGASGLEVLLSLVLRLAETSRVPLTDALGWITHRAAAAAGLPAGRIAADLPADICVFDAGAYRLITRAGLRSAGKNSPFVGYELPGVVRATIAGGHVAYEATA
- a CDS encoding YqgE/AlgH family protein; translation: MESSCLAGHFLIAMPAMVDPNFKGTVTYLCEHNERGALGVVVNRPTDLTMESLLEQIEIKVSDLALSQRKVHFGGPVSVEHGFVLHRSHGSWNSSIVVSDELSLTTSKDILEAVAQGGGPREWLLTLGYAGWGAGQLEEEIAANAWLTVPADADLLFETAPEALLDAAVARLGISRLSLSGIAGHA
- the puuE gene encoding allantoinase PuuE, encoding MSWTPDYPRDLVGYGRTPPLAQWPNRARIAINFVLNYEEGAENCVLHGDAASETFLSEINGAAAFEARHLSMESMYEYGSRAGLWRILREFATRNLPLTVFGVAAALQRHREATAAFCELGHEIASHGLRWIHHQHMAESEERRQIAEATRVIRELTGGQWPFGWYTGRDSPNTKRLVLEHGGFEYDSDHYGDDLPFYLPVAMADGAVKRQLIVPYTLDANDMKFSSAAGFANGQDFAQYLIDTFDVLYAEGEDRPKMMSVGMHCRLLGKPARLKGLQKFLDHVEKHDRVWVARRIDIARHWRAVHPDKQ
- a CDS encoding ArgE/DapE family deacylase, which encodes MTIEATLAQFIDSHHAEQIEFLRQIVRVPSDTPPGHNNPPAEKAAELLTAKGYNVERFAVPEQRVRDYGMQSITNLIVRQKFGTGTGPTIALNAHGDVVPPGEGWSFDPYGGEVRDGRMYARGVAVSKSDIAGFTFALDALKAAERAGAKLNGNVELHLTYDEEFGGLAGPGYLLEQKATKPDYVIGASFSYTIVTAHNGCLQFEVTVHGTATHGSMPETGHDALQAANAILNAIYGKLPDLAKIKSKVPGINTPTMLVGQIAGGTNTNVVPGKVVMKMDRRLIPEENPAEVEAQVRAMIEGAVAGRTGIRVEIKRILLANALKPLPGNAKLVAALQKHGERIMGEPIPAIGVPLYTDARLYGEAGIPVVLYGAGPRTVPESNAKRADENLLLEDLRKATQVVACAVADLLS
- the pyrR gene encoding bifunctional pyr operon transcriptional regulator/uracil phosphoribosyltransferase PyrR yields the protein MSNHNLPDAEQLFAALKAQMAPAIARDAKLVGVYSGGAWLADRLAAELDGDHAVGYVDVSFYRDDLSTSGLKANVRSTQIPFSVQDAHIVLVDDVLFTGRSIRAAINTLFDFGRPASVQLAVLVDRGGREIPVAADYVGAPLIVARDLMLALDRDESGKFVLTTEPWKAR
- a CDS encoding allantoate amidohydrolase — encoded protein: MKFGPDILRQADLLATFSEDAPQVTRTYLSKEHKQAGEYLIGLMRDAGMTAGFDELGNIVGRYEAGVPFAPVVMTGSHQDSVRNAGKYDGLFGILSPIACVRELHRQGKRLPYTLEVVGFGDEEGVRFPATLVGSRAMAGQFDPAWLERTDSSGVSMRQAIIDFGGDPDAWQSLDRRNGEHGDVVAFVESHIEQGPVLLNEGLAVGVVTAIAGATRMRLNVTGLAGHAGTVPMGARQDALTAAAEMILLVERYCTENAGLVGTVGKLTVKPGAINVIPQDVEFTIDVRSGTDSIRTAAVAAFKSELLRIAARRNVRLAIETLYDEPAALCDPSLQKQFEVAIAAQGIAPRYLPSGAGHDAMVFPAVAPMAMLFMRCGNNGISHHPDETITAEDAETATQVLLHFFEHYQPPEFKADRAQRVDRAI
- a CDS encoding aspartate carbamoyltransferase catalytic subunit; this translates as MLSKKNLQLNDNGDLHHLLAIEGLPKRIIERILDTAESFVGINEREVKVVPLLRGKSIFNIFFENSTRTRTTFEIAAKRLSADVVSLDVARSSTNKGETILDTIANLTAMHADMFVVRHSESGAPHLIAQHAAPHVHVVNAGDGRHEHPTQGLLDVFTIRHYKKDFTRLTVAIVGDVLHSRVARSQIHALTTLGVPELRIIGPRTLLPADIERLGVRVFTSLDEGLRGVDVVTMLRLQNERMSGALLPSASEYFSRYGLTPQKLALAKPDAIVLHPGPMNRGVEIDSAVADGTQSVILPQVTFGIAVRMAVMAILAGATR
- the ruvX gene encoding Holliday junction resolvase RuvX, which produces MSPRTYLAFDFGERRIGVAIGNDLTTTARALTAIDASNDEARFEAVATLVAEWQPSAFIVGRPTHPDGAAHAMTARCEKFARQLRGRFSRPALLVDERYTSVEAARLLSGGKLTGQRRKQAIDAEAAAQILRRFFAEGAIDIDSLAATNAH
- a CDS encoding cryptochrome/photolyase family protein, which produces MQYRSALMWFRRDLRAFDNAALHAALVNSAQVHCVFVFDREILDGLPDRHDRRVEFIHAAVVELRAALEVGGGSLHVLHATAGDAIPALAAELNVDAVFTNHDYEPSACARDGRVAAQLQAQGITFETRKDQVIFEKDEVLTGAGRFFSVFTPYKNAWLRRLEAFYVKPYPIEKYQSKLARTLEPTAAAIPMLAELGFESTNLRQLSLPTGMSGGASLFAEFLQRIDRYADARDFPGIKGPSYLSTHLRFGTVSIRSLVAAAWQRWQEGSRGAEIWLSELIWRDFYFHVLHHNPQVVTRSFKPEYDNIRWQNDHAQFAAWCEGRTGYPIVDAAMRQLNQTGYMHNRLRMIAASFLTKDLLVDWRWGERYFADKLNDYDLAANNGGWQWAASTGCDAQPYFRIFNPVSQSEKFDTQGAFIRKYVPEVAVLSDRDIHAPWLTSPVEQRSRNFVPGQSYPLPIVDHAAARARTLAEFKRVLGSKASAGVRMEE